A region from the Triticum urartu cultivar G1812 chromosome 1, Tu2.1, whole genome shotgun sequence genome encodes:
- the LOC125533844 gene encoding signal recognition particle 54 kDa protein 3: MVLAELGGSISRALARMSSATVVDENVLRECLNEIARALMQADVRFKMVCDLQANIKKSVNLEALAAGTNKRRVIETAVGKELCKMLDPGKPAFVPKKGKPNVVMFVGLQGSGKTTTCTKYAHYHQRKGFKPSLVCADTFRAGAFDQLKQNATKAKIPFYGSYMESDPVKIAVEGLEKFRQEKSDLIIIDTSGRHMQEAALFEEMRQVAEATKPDLVIFVMDGSIGQAAFDQAQAFKQSASVGAVIITKMDGHAKGGGALSAVAATKSPVIFIGTGEHIDEFDVFNVEPFVGRLLGRGDLPGLLDKMESIVPADQQSELVAKLAEGAFTLRLMSEQFQNLLKMGPMGQIFSMLPGFSSELMPKGQEKQSKEKIKRYMTIMDSMTAAELDSKNPKLMTESRILRVARGSGRQVKDVTDMLEEYKRLAKMWSKLNVSKLIPPNGKMSDQAIQKMLKAMPPQVVQQMGGKSAFEALVKQMGGKDMSKMLAGMKGGA, translated from the exons ATGGTGCTCGCGGAGCTGGGCGGTAGCATCTCCCGCGCGCTGGCGCGGATGAGCAGCGCGACGGTGGTCGACGAGAACGTGCTCCGGGAGTGCCTCAACGAGATCGCGCGCGCGCTCATGCAGGCCGACGTCCGCTTCAAGATGGTCTGCGACCTGCAGGCCAACATCAAGAAGTCCGTCAACCTCGAGGCCCTCGCCGCCGGCACCAACAAGCGCCGCGTCATAGAGACCGCCGTCGGGAAGGAGCTCTGCAAGATGCTGGATCCCGGGAAGCCCGCCTTCGTCCCCAAGAAGGGCAAGCCCAACGTCGTCATGTTCGTCGGACTGCAAG GCTCTGGGAAAACCACCACATGTACCAAATACGCGCATTATCATCAGCGCAAGGGATTCAAGCCGTCACTGGTTTGCGCCGATACGTTCCGGGCCGGTGCTTTCGATCAGTTGAAGCAGAACGCAACCAAGGCCAAGATACCTTTCTACGGAAG cTACATGGAATCAGACCCTGTCAAGATTGCTGTGGAGGGCCTGGAAAAGTTCAGGCAAGAGAAATCTGATCTCATCATCATCGACACGAGTGGGCGCCATATGCAGGAGGCTGCGCTCTTCGAGGAGATGCGCCAAGTTGCGGAAGCAACG AAACCAGACCTGGTGATATTTGTGATGGATGGCAGCATTGGTCAGGCTGCATTCGATCAGGCACAGGCATTCAAACAGAGTGCTTCCGTTGGAGCTGTGATTATCACGAAAATGGATGGTCATGCGAAAGGAGGCGGTGCACTGAGCGC GGTTGCAGCTACGAAAAGCCCGGTGATATTTATTGGAACTGGAGAACACATTGATGAATTTGATGTTTTCAATGTGGAACCATTTGTCGGCCGTCTGCTAG GTAGAGGAGACTTGCCTGGCTTACTCGACAAGATGGAAAGTATTGTGCCTGCTGATCAACAATCTGAGCTTGTGGCAAAGCTGGCTGAAGGAGCCTTCACTCTCAGACTTATGTCTGAGCAATTCCAGAATCTCCTGAAAATGGGGCCAATGGGCCAG ATCTTCTCCATGCTGCCCGGGTTTAGCTCGGAGCTGATGCCAAAGGGACAGGAGAAACAAAGCAAAGAAAAGATCAAGCGGTACATGACGATCATGGACTCCATGACAGCCGCAG AGCTCGACAGCAAGAACCCGAAGCTGATGACCGAGTCGCGGATCCTCCGGGTCGCTCGAGGGTCGGGCAGGCAAGTGAAGGACGTGACGGACATGCTGGAAGAGTACAAGCGACTGGCCAAGATGTGGAGCAAGCTGAATGTGTCGAAATTGATACCGCCGAACGGAAAGATGAGTGATCAGGCCATCCAGAAGATGCTCAAAGCCATGCCGCCGCAAGTGGTGCAGCAGATGGGGGGCAAAAGTGCCTTCGAGGCTCTGGTGAAGCAAATGGGCGGCAAGGACATGAGCAAAATGCTTGCTGGCATGAAGGGTGGTGCTTAG